One window from the genome of Pedobacter schmidteae encodes:
- a CDS encoding ABC transporter substrate-binding protein — protein MERSFTDQLNRNIQISFPPKRIISLVPSQTELLFDLGLDIEVVGLTKFCIHPIEKFAGRTKVGGTKKLNIETIRSLKPDLIIGNKEENEQVQIEALMEEFPVWMSDIYTLEDAKQTILQIGDLVNRQPEAAYLNFLINAGFNDLQTLALQHGINKSVAYLIWREPYMLAGRDTFINDILTLNGLHNVVRQSRYPTLELAELKRLKPDLIFLSSEPYPFKEKHLEEIRTAVPATKVMLVDGEMFSWYGSRLVKAVQYLFQLQKELL, from the coding sequence ATGGAACGCAGTTTTACAGATCAGCTGAACCGGAATATTCAGATCAGTTTTCCGCCAAAAAGAATCATCTCGCTGGTACCTTCGCAAACTGAACTATTGTTTGATTTGGGGCTAGATATAGAGGTGGTTGGGTTGACTAAATTCTGTATTCATCCCATCGAAAAATTTGCCGGCAGGACAAAGGTTGGTGGAACCAAAAAGCTAAATATAGAGACCATCAGAAGTTTAAAACCCGACCTCATTATCGGTAATAAAGAGGAGAATGAACAAGTGCAGATTGAAGCACTGATGGAGGAATTTCCGGTATGGATGAGCGATATTTATACGCTGGAGGATGCTAAACAAACCATTTTGCAAATTGGCGATTTGGTAAACCGGCAACCGGAGGCTGCATATTTAAATTTTTTGATCAATGCCGGGTTTAATGATTTACAAACGTTGGCGCTACAACATGGGATCAATAAGTCTGTGGCGTACTTAATATGGCGGGAGCCTTATATGCTGGCCGGCCGTGATACTTTTATTAATGATATTTTGACTTTAAACGGATTGCACAACGTAGTTAGACAAAGTAGGTACCCTACGCTTGAGCTGGCTGAGCTAAAGCGTTTAAAGCCGGATCTGATTTTCCTGTCGTCAGAACCCTACCCTTTTAAAGAAAAACATCTTGAAGAAATAAGAACAGCGGTGCCGGCTACAAAAGTGATGCTGGTGGATGGAGAAATGTTCTCCTGGTACGGTAGCAGACTTGTAAAAGCAGTACAATATTTATTTCAGTTGCAAAAGGAGTTACTCTAA
- the clpP gene encoding ATP-dependent Clp endopeptidase proteolytic subunit ClpP yields MKIDKDEFRKYAVKHHRINGLNVDRYIGATNNSPKNMTPYIIEERQLNVAQMDVFSRLMMDRIIFLGDAIYDGNANIIQAQLLFLQSTDNNRDIQIYINSPGGSVYAGLGIYDTMQYISPDVATICTGMAASMGAVLLVAGAKGKRAALPHSRVMIHQPSGGAQGVASDMEINLREMLKLKKELYDIIANHSGQSYEWVEKASDRDYWMKADEAKGFGMIDEVLGASSKD; encoded by the coding sequence ATGAAGATAGATAAAGACGAATTTAGAAAATACGCAGTTAAACATCACCGCATTAATGGTTTAAATGTTGACCGTTATATCGGTGCAACCAATAATTCTCCAAAAAACATGACACCCTACATCATTGAGGAACGTCAGTTGAATGTTGCCCAAATGGACGTATTCTCGCGTTTGATGATGGATCGCATCATTTTCCTTGGCGATGCAATTTATGATGGCAATGCGAATATTATACAAGCGCAATTGTTGTTTTTACAATCGACAGATAACAACAGAGATATTCAGATCTATATCAACTCGCCAGGCGGTTCTGTATATGCAGGTTTAGGTATCTATGATACAATGCAGTACATTTCGCCGGATGTAGCAACGATTTGTACGGGGATGGCGGCATCAATGGGTGCGGTATTATTGGTTGCGGGTGCAAAAGGTAAGCGTGCTGCTTTACCGCATTCACGCGTAATGATTCACCAACCATCCGGAGGTGCACAGGGTGTGGCTTCCGATATGGAGATCAATTTGAGGGAAATGCTTAAATTGAAAAAAGAACTATATGATATTATTGCTAACCATTCCGGACAATCGTACGAGTGGGTAGAGAAGGCTTCGGACCGTGATTACTGGATGAAAGCCGATGAAGCGAAAGGCTTTGGAATGATTGATGAAGTGCTAGGTGCTAGCAGCAAAGATTAA
- the tig gene encoding trigger factor: MNITQEKINDLNAVVKIKIAPADYTAKVDKSIKEQAKKANLPGFRKGMVPAAHIKKMYGRSILVEEINNLLSETLNKHLTDNKVEILGQPLPVMDDSKEFKWDYTDEFEFDYELGLAPAIDVAITAKDKFTQYVVKADDETLAARIKNIRRSYGKMTNPEVSAEEDVIYAELAQLSADGSVFEGGITQTGSIRLDQVTDKKILKSLIGLKKDDVVELDVQKAFDKNEVIIAKLLNISEEDAKDLQSKFQVTVKNVNRLEEADLNQEFFDKLFGAGVVTDEAGFTAKITEEVESMFKQDADRKLQNDMYTKLIESVKIELPDEFLRKWLKATNEKLTEEELTEGYDDFAKNLKWTLIENKLIKDNNIEIKYEDVFQTAKQRLDAQFRMYSPSPMPEDQLAQYTATFLKEKDNANRIFDEVKAIKVFEYIQSVATLDQKEIAYNKFIELK, from the coding sequence ATGAACATTACACAGGAAAAAATTAACGACCTAAACGCAGTTGTAAAAATTAAAATTGCACCTGCAGATTATACTGCAAAGGTTGATAAATCGATAAAGGAACAAGCGAAAAAGGCAAACCTTCCGGGTTTCCGTAAAGGAATGGTTCCTGCAGCGCATATCAAAAAAATGTATGGCAGAAGCATTCTTGTGGAAGAGATCAACAATTTGTTGAGTGAGACGCTAAACAAGCACCTTACAGATAACAAAGTTGAAATCCTTGGTCAGCCTTTACCTGTAATGGACGATAGCAAAGAATTTAAATGGGATTATACAGATGAGTTTGAATTTGATTATGAATTGGGACTTGCTCCGGCCATCGATGTAGCCATCACAGCTAAAGACAAGTTTACCCAATATGTAGTTAAAGCTGATGACGAAACGCTTGCTGCAAGGATCAAAAATATCCGCAGAAGCTATGGCAAAATGACAAACCCTGAAGTTTCGGCAGAAGAAGATGTGATTTATGCCGAATTAGCACAACTTTCGGCAGATGGTTCAGTTTTTGAAGGTGGAATTACACAAACAGGATCTATTCGTTTAGATCAGGTGACAGATAAAAAGATTTTAAAATCTTTAATCGGTTTAAAAAAGGATGACGTTGTAGAACTTGATGTTCAGAAAGCTTTTGATAAAAATGAGGTGATCATCGCCAAATTATTAAACATCAGTGAAGAAGATGCTAAAGATTTGCAATCGAAATTCCAGGTAACGGTTAAAAATGTAAACCGTTTGGAGGAAGCTGATTTAAACCAGGAGTTCTTTGATAAATTATTTGGTGCAGGCGTAGTAACAGATGAGGCTGGTTTTACTGCTAAAATCACTGAAGAAGTAGAAAGCATGTTTAAGCAGGATGCTGATCGCAAATTGCAAAACGACATGTATACCAAACTGATTGAAAGTGTAAAAATTGAATTGCCTGATGAATTTTTACGTAAGTGGTTAAAAGCTACAAACGAAAAATTAACAGAAGAGGAATTGACTGAAGGTTATGATGATTTTGCTAAAAATCTGAAATGGACTTTAATTGAGAACAAATTGATTAAAGACAATAATATCGAAATTAAATATGAAGATGTTTTTCAGACAGCTAAACAACGTTTAGATGCACAATTCAGAATGTACAGCCCTAGTCCGATGCCGGAAGATCAATTGGCACAATACACAGCAACTTTCTTAAAAGAGAAAGACAATGCAAACCGTATTTTTGATGAGGTTAAAGCCATCAAAGTGTTTGAATACATTCAATCGGTTGCTACTTTGGACCAAAAAGAGATAGCTTATAACAAATTTATTGAGTTAAAATAA